A window from Malania oleifera isolate guangnan ecotype guangnan chromosome 7, ASM2987363v1, whole genome shotgun sequence encodes these proteins:
- the LOC131159585 gene encoding phospho-2-dehydro-3-deoxyheptonate aldolase 2, chloroplastic-like, translated as MALSSSSALSSKSLLQNHSVLHIPQASSSLLPAKTHFRSVQPISAVHAAEPTKTPAVADKPLKSAAQQVTAPGKWSVDSWKSKKVLQLPEYPNQEDLDSVLRKLESFPPIVFAGEARNLEERLAEAAMGNAFLLQGGDCAESFKEFSANNIRDTFRVLLQMAAVLMFGGQMPVIKVGRMAGQFAKPRSEAYEEKNGVKLPSYKGDNINGDAFDEKSRIPDPERMTRAYCQAAATLNLLRSFATGGYAAMQRVTQWNLDFAEHSEQGDRYQELAHRVDEALGFMAAAGLTVDHPIMTTTEFWTSHECLLLPYEEALTRQDSTSGHYYDCSAHMLWVGERTRQLDGAHVEFLRGVANPLGIKVSNKMDPNELVSLIEILNPYNKPGRITVIARMGAENMRVKLPHLIRAVRRAGQIVTWVCDPMHGNTIKAPCGLKTRAFDAILAEVRAFFDVHEQEGSHPGGVHLEMTGQNVTECIGGSRAVTFDDLSSRYHTHCDPRLNASQSLELAFIIAERLRRRRINGTQRVRALGL; from the exons ATGGCGCTCTCAAGCAGCTCTGCACTATCTTCAAAGTCTCTCCTCCAGAACCATTCTGTCCTCCACATCCCCCAGGCGTCTTCCTCTCTCTTACCCGCCAAGACCCACTTTAGATCTGTCCAACCTATCTCCGCCGTCCACGCTGCCGAGCCCACCAAGACCCCCGCCGTCGCCGATAAGCCTCTCAAATCGGCGGCGCAGCAGGTGACAGCTCCCGGAAAGTGGAGCGTCGATAGCTGGAAATCGAAGAAGGTCTTGCAGCTGCCGGAGTACCCGAATCAGGAAGATCTCGATTCGGTCCTCCGAAAGCTCGAGTCCTTCCCGCCGATTGTGTTCGCCGGCGAGGCGAGGAATTTGGAGGAGCGATTAGCCGAGGCCGCGATGGGCAATGCGTTCCTTCTTCAAGGGGGAGATTGTGCCGAGAGCTTTAAGGAGTTCAGTGCCAATAACATTCGTGACACCTTCAGAGTTCTTCTTCAGATGGCTGCTGTTCTTATGTTCGGAGGACAAATGCCCGTAATTAAG GTGGGGAGAATGGCGGGTCAATTTGCAAAGCCAAGATCAGAAGCGTATGAGGAGAAGAATGGAGTAAAATTGCCTAGTTACAAAGGAGACAACATTAATGGTGACGCCTTTGATGAGAAGTCCAGAATTCCTGACCCGGAGAGAATGACAAGGGCTTACTGCCAAGCTGCGGCTACTCTGAACCTTCTTAGGTCCTTCGCAACTGGAGGGTATGCCGCAATGCAGAGGGTGACCCAGTGGAATCTTGATTTTGCAGAGCACAGTGAGCAGGGAGACAG ATACCAGGAACTGGCTCACCGGGTCGATGAGGCCTTAGGGTTCATGGCTGCTGCTGGACTCACAGTTGACCATCCTATCATGACAACAACTGAATTCTGGACATCCCATGAATGCTTGCTTTTGCCATATGAGGAAGCTCTTACGAGGCAGGATTCTACCTCTGGCCATTACTATGATTGCTCTGCTCACATGCTATGGGTTGGGGAGCGTACCCGTCAACTAGATGGTGCCCATGTGGAGTTCCTAAGAGGAGTTGCTAATCCCCTTGGTATCAAG GTGAGCAATAAGATGGATCCAAATGAGTTGGTTAGCCTCATTGAAATCCTGAATCCTTATAACAAACCGGGCAGAATAACCGTGATTGCAAGAATGGGAGCTGAAAACATGAGGGTCAAGCTACCCCATTTGATCAGGGCTGTCCGCAGGGCTGGGCAAATTGTTACATGGGTCTGTGACCCAATGCATGGGAACACCATAAAGGCCCCTTGTGGACTCAAAACGCGTGCTTTTGATGCAATCTTG GCTGAGGTTCGAGCGTTCTTTGATGTCCACGAGCAAGAAGGGAGCCACCCTGGGGGCGTTCACCTTGAGATGACAGGCCAGAATGTGACAGAGTGCATTGGAGGGTCTCGGGCGGTCACTTTCGATGATCTTAGCTCTCGCTACCACACTCATTGTGACCCAAGGCTCAATGCTTCCCAGTCTCTTGAGTTGGCATTTATCATTGCAGAGAGGCTTAGAAGGAGAAGGATTAATGGAACTCAACGCGTGCGCGCATTGGGTCTTTAA